In one Polynucleobacter sp. JS-JIR-5-A7 genomic region, the following are encoded:
- the clpP gene encoding ATP-dependent Clp endopeptidase proteolytic subunit ClpP, translating to MIQNQFQSEDLEPKGLGLVPMVIETSGRGERAYDIYSRLLKERVVFLVGEVNDQTANLVIAQLLFLESENPDKDISLYINSPGGSVSAGLAIYDTMQFIKPNVSTLCMGMAASMGAFLLCAGEKEKRYALPNSRVMIHQPLGGARGQASDIEIQAREILYLRERLNKILADRTGQSIETIAKDTDRDNFMSAEQARDYGLIDKVIEKRP from the coding sequence ATGATCCAGAATCAATTTCAATCTGAAGATTTAGAACCGAAAGGATTGGGTTTGGTTCCGATGGTTATCGAGACCTCGGGTCGAGGTGAGCGTGCATACGACATTTATTCGCGCCTCCTAAAAGAGCGCGTCGTGTTCTTAGTCGGTGAAGTGAATGATCAAACGGCTAATTTGGTAATAGCGCAGTTACTATTCTTGGAAAGCGAAAACCCAGATAAAGACATTTCTTTATATATCAACTCACCAGGTGGATCGGTATCTGCTGGTTTGGCGATATACGATACGATGCAATTTATCAAACCAAATGTCAGCACCTTGTGCATGGGTATGGCAGCCAGTATGGGTGCATTCTTATTATGTGCCGGCGAAAAAGAGAAGCGCTACGCATTGCCAAACTCTCGCGTCATGATCCATCAGCCTTTGGGTGGCGCACGCGGACAGGCCTCAGATATTGAAATTCAAGCACGTGAGATTCTGTATTTACGTGAGCGTCTTAATAAGATCTTGGCTGATCGCACTGGCCAATCAATCGAAACGATTGCAAAAGATACTGATCGTGACAACTTCATGTCTGCTGAACAAGCGCGTGATTACGGT
- the tig gene encoding trigger factor, translated as MAVQIENLGSLDRKMTLEFARADLTKAREARLAKVGKTMKMAGFRPGKVPKNIVEKQYGMQVDFELQFDKASELFYEQSQKEGVKLAGQPRLEPKSELDADTIVFDAFFEVLPEVKVGDFSKAEVTKYTTEIGDAEIDRALDVLRKQQVHYHPRGEAGPHGDGGANTAAQNGDQVIIDFVGKIDGVEFTGGKAEDFEYVLGEGRMLPEFEAATLGLQVGESKSFPLSFPADYHGKDVAGKTAEFTITVKSVNWAHLPVVDDAFALSLGVTEGGVAKMREEVKQNLDREVKRRITSLLKSEVMDKVNELCELDVPKSLVASEQERLVQGAREDLIQRGVPNAKDAPIPPEIFAEQALKRVRLGLILGDLVKQNNLAATADQIKTEIDEQAATYEDPKEVVRWFYSNPSRLKDIENLVLEDNVIKYFTSLAKVNDKAISFEELSKLN; from the coding sequence ATGGCTGTGCAGATAGAAAATTTAGGTTCGTTAGACCGCAAAATGACTTTGGAATTCGCTCGTGCTGATTTGACAAAAGCACGCGAAGCTCGTTTGGCTAAAGTTGGTAAGACCATGAAAATGGCCGGCTTCCGTCCAGGCAAGGTGCCTAAGAATATTGTTGAAAAGCAATATGGCATGCAAGTGGATTTCGAACTCCAGTTTGATAAAGCTTCTGAACTCTTTTACGAGCAAAGTCAAAAAGAGGGCGTTAAGCTGGCTGGACAGCCTCGTCTAGAACCAAAGAGCGAACTCGATGCTGACACGATTGTGTTTGATGCTTTCTTTGAAGTACTGCCTGAAGTCAAGGTCGGTGATTTCAGTAAAGCGGAAGTAACTAAGTACACCACTGAGATTGGTGACGCAGAAATAGATCGTGCACTTGACGTATTGCGTAAACAACAAGTGCATTACCACCCCCGAGGCGAAGCTGGCCCCCATGGTGATGGTGGCGCTAATACTGCCGCGCAAAACGGTGACCAAGTGATCATCGACTTTGTTGGCAAGATTGATGGCGTTGAATTTACTGGCGGAAAAGCAGAAGACTTCGAATATGTCTTAGGTGAAGGGCGCATGCTTCCTGAGTTTGAAGCGGCAACCTTAGGATTACAGGTTGGCGAGAGTAAGTCATTTCCATTAAGCTTCCCGGCGGATTACCATGGCAAAGATGTAGCCGGTAAAACTGCAGAGTTCACCATTACTGTGAAGTCTGTTAACTGGGCACACTTGCCTGTAGTAGATGATGCGTTTGCACTTTCCTTAGGTGTAACCGAAGGTGGCGTTGCGAAAATGCGCGAAGAAGTAAAACAAAATTTAGATCGCGAAGTAAAGCGTCGCATTACTTCCTTATTAAAAAGTGAAGTCATGGACAAAGTGAATGAATTATGTGAACTCGATGTTCCTAAATCATTAGTTGCGTCTGAACAGGAACGCTTAGTTCAAGGTGCGCGTGAAGACCTCATTCAACGCGGCGTGCCAAACGCTAAGGATGCCCCAATCCCTCCAGAGATTTTTGCTGAGCAGGCACTCAAGCGGGTGCGCCTTGGTTTGATCTTAGGCGACTTGGTAAAGCAAAATAACCTGGCAGCTACTGCCGACCAAATCAAGACTGAAATTGATGAACAGGCAGCTACTTACGAAGATCCTAAAGAAGTAGTTCGTTGGTTCTATAGCAACCCAAGCCGCCTAAAAGACATTGAAAATCTGGTGTTAGAAGACAATGTGATTAAATATTTCACATCTTTAGCTAAGGTGAACGATAAGGCGATTAGCTTTGAAGAGTTAAGCAAGCTAAACTAA
- a CDS encoding malonic semialdehyde reductase, producing MGHSIDQVALKQLFIDARTHNAWQPKSVSDEQLKQIYELYKFAPTSVNSNPAHILFVKSSAEKERLVACVNPSNVDKTRSAPVTAIIGMDLDFYEQLPKLFPHVDAKSWFIGKDDYIQSTAFRNSSLQGAYLILAVRALGLDCGAMSGFDADKVNAEFFPGGRLKANFLLNIGYGDASSLMPRLPRPSFDEACRIL from the coding sequence ATGGGTCATTCCATTGATCAAGTAGCACTAAAGCAATTATTTATAGATGCACGCACGCATAATGCATGGCAACCAAAATCCGTCAGCGATGAGCAACTGAAGCAAATTTACGAGCTCTATAAATTTGCACCCACATCCGTAAACAGCAATCCAGCCCACATTCTTTTTGTCAAAAGCTCGGCGGAAAAAGAGCGTTTAGTAGCCTGCGTTAATCCAAGTAATGTGGATAAAACCAGAAGTGCACCAGTAACTGCCATTATTGGTATGGATCTGGATTTTTATGAACAGCTACCTAAGCTTTTCCCCCATGTAGATGCGAAAAGTTGGTTTATCGGGAAAGATGACTATATTCAGTCAACGGCTTTCAGAAACTCTAGCTTGCAAGGCGCTTATTTGATCTTGGCTGTTAGAGCCCTAGGCCTAGATTGTGGCGCTATGAGTGGCTTTGATGCTGATAAGGTGAACGCTGAGTTTTTCCCTGGCGGCAGGTTAAAAGCGAACTTTTTGCTCAATATTGGCTATGGAGATGCCTCTAGCTTGATGCCACGTCTTCCCCGCCCATCCTTTGATGAGGCCTGCAGGATCCTATAG
- the ispF gene encoding 2-C-methyl-D-erythritol 2,4-cyclodiphosphate synthase, whose translation MTQTTPHIPQFRIGQGYDVHALVADRKLILGGVHVPYEKGLLGHSDADALLHSLTDALLGAAGLNDIGQLFPDTDPQFKDMDSRILIRSALQKIQAAGYHVGNVDATIICQKPKLAEFLPEMVRNIAHDLAVTPSHVNLKAKTNESLGHLGRGEGIAVHAVALLYKS comes from the coding sequence ATGACACAAACTACTCCTCACATTCCTCAGTTCCGTATTGGTCAAGGCTATGACGTGCATGCTTTAGTGGCAGATCGCAAGCTTATTCTTGGCGGAGTGCATGTCCCTTATGAGAAGGGCTTGTTAGGGCATTCAGATGCTGATGCGTTATTACATTCACTGACAGATGCTTTGCTAGGTGCTGCAGGCTTGAATGATATTGGTCAGCTGTTTCCTGATACTGATCCACAATTCAAAGATATGGATAGCCGCATTTTAATTAGATCAGCATTACAAAAGATTCAAGCTGCTGGATATCATGTGGGCAATGTGGATGCCACCATCATCTGCCAAAAACCCAAGTTAGCTGAATTCTTACCAGAGATGGTTCGTAATATTGCCCATGATCTTGCCGTTACACCAAGTCATGTCAATCTCAAAGCCAAGACAAATGAATCTCTTGGACATCTTGGTAGAGGCGAGGGTATTGCAGTGCACGCCGTGGCATTACTTTACAAGTCATAA
- the ispD gene encoding 2-C-methyl-D-erythritol 4-phosphate cytidylyltransferase yields MHQTSALIIESGMGLGNQSTVKCHALLPTAGSGSRLGGELPKQFQQLAGKPMLAYALEAFMHSPQIESIWIGVAPGFIDNPILKTLADGMNSGENGKPIHFLPTGGPTRQETVRNTLSALLKSGISADDWVLVHDAARPGITPALIDKLITSVVKSSSGGLLAIPLADTLKQADLDSVVAGNMPHTEKTIPRKHLWQAQTPQMFGIKKLHDALQDAIRQEADVTDEASAMELSGVKPLLIEGATRNFKVTHPADWELMQLLLNSSHS; encoded by the coding sequence ATGCATCAGACATCTGCGCTCATTATAGAATCAGGCATGGGCTTAGGAAATCAATCTACAGTGAAATGCCACGCACTCTTGCCAACCGCAGGGTCTGGTTCTCGCCTAGGCGGTGAGCTTCCTAAGCAGTTTCAGCAGTTGGCAGGAAAGCCGATGTTGGCTTATGCCCTTGAAGCTTTCATGCATTCCCCCCAAATCGAGTCTATATGGATCGGTGTTGCCCCTGGTTTTATTGATAACCCCATTCTCAAGACTCTTGCCGATGGCATGAATAGCGGCGAGAACGGTAAGCCCATTCACTTTTTACCAACCGGTGGACCCACTCGCCAAGAAACCGTTCGCAATACCTTGAGCGCATTGTTGAAATCAGGCATCTCTGCTGATGATTGGGTATTAGTTCATGACGCTGCCCGTCCTGGCATTACTCCAGCCTTAATCGATAAGCTCATCACCTCTGTCGTGAAATCATCATCAGGAGGCTTATTGGCCATCCCATTAGCAGATACTTTGAAGCAAGCCGATCTTGATTCTGTGGTTGCTGGCAATATGCCACATACAGAGAAAACGATTCCTCGCAAACATCTTTGGCAAGCTCAAACGCCACAAATGTTTGGTATAAAAAAATTACACGATGCGCTGCAAGATGCCATTAGACAAGAAGCAGATGTCACTGATGAAGCCAGTGCAATGGAGTTATCAGGCGTTAAACCACTACTCATCGAGGGTGCCACTCGCAATTTCAAAGTGACTCATCCAGCCGATTGGGAATTAATGCAATTGCTTTTGAACTCTAGTCATTCATAA